The following proteins are encoded in a genomic region of Spirochaetota bacterium:
- a CDS encoding carbon monoxide dehydrogenase accessory protein CooC, which translates to MKIAITGKGGVGKTSLSALLINHLAEKGKRVIAVDADPDTNLASALGFSDAEDIVPISEMSSLIEERTGAKPGSSGSFFKLNPKVDDLPEKLSKVKNNIRLMVMGTVKKGGSGCVCPESVLLKNLINHLVLHRDDVVIMDMEAGIEHLGRGTSSVVDALIVVVEPGMRSIETSNKIKALSTDLGINRMAIVGNKIRKKSDEDFIKENIKGIDIIGFIPFDDNLIESDMKGIPASSYFSENIEIIIQKIIYPNTEDQ; encoded by the coding sequence ATGAAAATAGCGATTACAGGGAAGGGTGGAGTAGGGAAAACCAGCCTATCAGCTTTACTTATCAATCATTTAGCAGAAAAGGGAAAGAGGGTGATTGCGGTTGATGCGGATCCAGATACAAATTTAGCATCTGCGCTAGGCTTTTCCGATGCAGAAGATATTGTTCCAATTTCTGAGATGAGTTCCCTTATAGAGGAAAGAACTGGAGCCAAACCTGGTTCATCCGGTTCATTCTTTAAGCTCAATCCAAAAGTTGATGATCTTCCCGAAAAATTATCTAAGGTAAAGAATAATATTCGCTTAATGGTGATGGGTACTGTTAAAAAGGGTGGGAGTGGGTGTGTATGCCCTGAGAGCGTTCTATTAAAAAACCTCATCAATCATCTCGTGCTGCATAGAGATGATGTCGTGATAATGGATATGGAGGCCGGGATTGAACACCTTGGCAGGGGTACATCTTCTGTTGTAGATGCTCTGATTGTTGTGGTTGAACCTGGTATGAGAAGCATAGAGACATCCAATAAGATTAAGGCTTTATCAACTGATCTAGGAATTAATCGCATGGCCATTGTAGGGAATAAAATTCGGAAGAAGAGTGATGAGGATTTTATCAAGGAGAATATTAAGGGGATTGATATTATAGGATTTATTCCTTTTGATGATAATTTAATAGAATCTGACATGAAAGGAATTCCAGCTTCATCCTACTTTTCTGAAAATATTGAAATCATTATACAAAAGATTATTTATCCTAATACTGAAGATCAATAA